A window of the Nitrososphaerota archaeon genome harbors these coding sequences:
- a CDS encoding 50S ribosomal protein L16, whose translation MHGRNYRIPSGMPTVRKEYLPGAPNPKIAKFSLGNAKGDYDYKLQLIAKARCQIRHNALEAARVAANKKLAKIGEDRYFLQVKVYPHVILRENKMIATAGADRLQEGMRKAYGKPVGLAARVDDGTVLLEVNVYANDVEAAKEALKGTASKLPVKTSIEVLPLKEAEQQAKT comes from the coding sequence TTGCACGGGAGAAACTACAGAATTCCAAGCGGGATGCCTACTGTGAGGAAGGAGTATCTCCCAGGAGCGCCCAACCCCAAGATAGCGAAGTTCTCCTTGGGGAATGCGAAGGGTGACTACGACTATAAGCTTCAGCTGATCGCTAAAGCGAGATGCCAGATTAGACACAACGCGCTGGAAGCTGCTAGAGTCGCCGCTAACAAGAAGCTCGCAAAGATAGGTGAAGACAGATACTTTCTCCAAGTAAAGGTGTATCCTCATGTGATATTAAGAGAGAATAAGATGATAGCGACAGCGGGGGCTGACAGGCTCCAAGAAGGCATGAGAAAAGCTTATGGTAAACCTGTGGGGTTAGCAGCTCGAGTAGATGACGGCACGGTGCTTCTTGAAGTGAACGTATATGCTAACGACGTCGAGGCCGCGAAAGAAGCTCTAAAAGGCACAGCGAGCAAGCTACCAGTTAAGACATCTATAGAGGTTCTTCCGCTTAAGGAGGCCGAGCAGCAAGCAAAGACCTAA
- a CDS encoding tryptophan--tRNA ligase, with translation MSEEGFVVTPWEVKGEVDYDKLIRDFGTQPIDEELLKRVEKHTGTLHLLFRRKVFFSHRDFDWILDKYENGEKFALYTGRGPSGHTHIGHLVPWILTQHLQEKFDAELYFQMTDDEKYLHDPSLSLKTSIHFTYENALDVIACGFEKGKTFIFSDVHYAKTLYGIAVQVAKHVTTSTIKAVFGFTDSTNIGMIFFPAIQAAPCFLPSVLKGRNVPVLIPAAIDQDNYWRGVAREVAPKLGFYKPAQLHSKFLPGLGRGGKMSASEPETAIYTVDPPEVVTKKVMNAYTGGRATVEEQRKLGGQPEICPVYHYYHMLFEPDDKALYEIYSSCRSGNLLCGECKSRLAGKVRTFLAEHQRRREKAKDHLQEYFLKD, from the coding sequence TTGAGTGAGGAGGGCTTCGTCGTAACACCCTGGGAGGTAAAGGGTGAAGTAGACTACGATAAGCTCATCAGAGACTTCGGCACACAACCCATCGACGAAGAACTGTTAAAAAGAGTGGAGAAGCACACAGGAACACTCCATCTACTATTTAGGAGAAAGGTCTTCTTCAGCCACAGAGACTTCGACTGGATACTCGATAAATATGAGAACGGTGAGAAATTCGCATTATATACAGGCAGAGGACCCTCGGGGCATACACACATAGGGCACCTCGTGCCTTGGATTCTTACCCAGCATCTACAAGAGAAGTTCGACGCGGAGCTATACTTCCAGATGACAGATGATGAAAAGTATCTTCACGACCCCTCCCTCTCCCTCAAAACTAGCATACACTTCACCTACGAGAATGCGCTCGATGTTATTGCGTGCGGCTTCGAAAAAGGGAAGACCTTCATATTCTCCGATGTACACTACGCTAAGACGCTTTATGGTATAGCGGTTCAAGTTGCGAAGCACGTAACCACCTCAACCATAAAGGCGGTCTTCGGCTTCACCGACAGCACCAACATCGGCATGATCTTCTTCCCGGCTATCCAAGCCGCCCCCTGCTTCCTACCCTCCGTCCTAAAGGGGAGAAACGTCCCTGTACTAATACCCGCAGCCATAGATCAAGACAACTACTGGAGAGGTGTAGCACGTGAAGTAGCGCCTAAACTCGGCTTCTACAAACCTGCACAGCTACACTCCAAGTTTCTACCCGGCCTAGGAAGAGGAGGGAAGATGAGCGCAAGCGAACCTGAAACAGCGATATATACGGTAGATCCACCAGAAGTTGTAACGAAGAAGGTTATGAACGCCTACACAGGAGGTAGAGCTACGGTTGAGGAGCAGCGCAAGCTAGGTGGTCAACCAGAAATCTGCCCAGTCTACCACTACTACCATATGCTCTTTGAGCCGGATGACAAAGCACTCTACGAAATCTATTCATCCTGCAGATCAGGCAACCTACTCTGCGGCGAATGTAAGAGTAGGTTGGCTGGGAAAGTCAGAACGTTCTTGGCTGAGCATCAAAGGAGGCGTGAGAAGGCGAAAGATCATCTTCAAGAATACTTTTTAAAAGATTGA